In a genomic window of Bacillota bacterium:
- a CDS encoding AbrB/MazE/SpoVT family DNA-binding domain-containing protein: MDKPRHKVISKSGTLTIPADIRREYSFLGGTAVDITVKEGTLVVSPHTPRCVFCQGSENVGMYTGRSVCQSCVAKMSEEVGTDG, encoded by the coding sequence ATGGACAAGCCGAGACATAAGGTTATCAGTAAATCAGGCACGCTGACTATACCGGCAGATATCCGGAGGGAATATAGTTTCCTGGGTGGCACGGCAGTTGATATTACCGTCAAGGAAGGGACGCTGGTGGTAAGTCCCCACACACCGCGCTGCGTCTTTTGCCAGGGTAGTGAAAATGTAGGTATGTATACCGGCAGGAGCGTGTGCCAGAGTTGCGTGGCGAAGATGTCCGAGGAGGTCGGAACTGATGGATGA
- a CDS encoding ATP-binding protein, translating into MAEQAREVPRSGEATAEASMMKGCPYERCDGSGWVYVGSNTVRECQCKKDWRKRARIEKLFSVSGIPKRYQDRTLKGFKGERQPAAYKSALRYVERYRELAGENKNGLCLVGPTGTGKSHLAFGIVNELIKQSVAAVVGVVPDLLDSLRPKEGGNAAAEERLEILKTADLVLLDDLGAERGSDWAVERLYLILNARYVEQLPTIITTNVPLENMEVDEYGNTVLAWERIVSRIKEMCYVLAVDGDDFRRGMR; encoded by the coding sequence GTGGCGGAACAAGCAAGAGAAGTACCCCGCAGCGGGGAAGCTACGGCGGAAGCCTCTATGATGAAGGGCTGCCCCTATGAAAGATGTGATGGTTCCGGATGGGTGTATGTTGGCTCGAATACGGTACGCGAGTGCCAGTGTAAGAAGGATTGGCGAAAACGGGCCAGGATAGAAAAACTTTTCAGCGTATCAGGAATCCCCAAGCGGTACCAGGACAGGACACTTAAAGGTTTTAAAGGTGAGCGCCAGCCGGCTGCCTATAAGTCTGCTTTGCGCTACGTTGAGCGCTACCGTGAACTTGCCGGAGAAAATAAAAACGGCTTATGCCTGGTGGGGCCGACCGGTACCGGCAAAAGTCACCTGGCTTTCGGGATCGTCAATGAATTAATAAAGCAATCAGTGGCCGCAGTTGTGGGAGTGGTACCGGATCTGTTGGATTCTCTGAGGCCCAAAGAAGGCGGAAATGCGGCGGCGGAAGAGCGGCTTGAGATCCTTAAAACGGCTGACCTGGTTCTTCTAGATGACCTGGGAGCGGAAAGAGGATCGGACTGGGCGGTGGAGCGCTTGTACCTTATTTTAAATGCCAGGTACGTGGAGCAGCTACCAACAATCATTACAACCAACGTGCCACTGGAGAATATGGAAGTGGACGAATACGGAAACACAGTGCTGGCATGGGAACGCATTGTCTCACGGATAAAGGAAATGTGTTACGTGCTGGCGGTGGATGGAGACGATTTCAGAAGGGGGATGCGGTAA
- a CDS encoding regulatory protein GemA, with translation MARITKSQMRMIWASARELDLDEDLLRTTIRNVTGSSSISNLTKAQAKNVIDHLQRFKGREPEMNMASNRQKWKIKQLASQLGWDNNPKRLSGFVKKYAGVENMEWITADMAWRIIEGLKKIRDRQQREGCCND, from the coding sequence ATGGCCAGAATTACTAAGTCACAGATGCGAATGATTTGGGCCTCGGCCAGAGAGCTGGATCTGGATGAGGATTTACTACGCACCACTATAAGAAATGTTACCGGGTCCAGCAGTATATCCAACCTTACCAAAGCTCAGGCCAAGAATGTCATTGATCACTTGCAAAGATTTAAGGGCCGAGAGCCGGAAATGAATATGGCCTCTAACAGGCAAAAGTGGAAAATAAAGCAGCTGGCCAGTCAGCTGGGCTGGGACAATAACCCTAAGCGGTTGTCCGGTTTTGTCAAAAAGTACGCGGGTGTGGAGAATATGGAGTGGATTACGGCTGACATGGCCTGGCGTATTATAGAGGGGCTTAAGAAAATAAGGGATCGCCAGCAAAGAGAGGGTTGCTGTAATGATTGA
- a CDS encoding DNA-binding protein: MNEIDSTDLPQPYRDLAYLIGMENTLKVADKFSGTAIYFPKLDAVLRKVRDGKIKEEFRGDNYKELARKYGLTEVWVRQILAEQDTGPTLMDFGLK, translated from the coding sequence ATGAACGAAATAGATTCCACCGACCTTCCTCAACCATACCGTGACCTGGCGTATCTAATCGGCATGGAAAATACATTGAAGGTGGCAGATAAGTTTAGCGGCACCGCCATATATTTTCCCAAGCTGGATGCGGTTTTGAGAAAGGTTCGGGATGGTAAGATAAAAGAGGAGTTCCGGGGTGATAACTACAAAGAGTTGGCCAGGAAGTATGGCCTTACGGAGGTTTGGGTCAGGCAGATTTTAGCGGAGCAGGATACCGGCCCGACTCTCATGGATTTTGGTTTAAAGTAA
- a CDS encoding DUF3486 family protein codes for MGGKKTRKHYKVSKLPDNLVEAVNKKLVEGYTYQDIAEYLTELGHKIGKSSVQRYGKDFMSRLERLRVVKEQAKSIVDSNPDAPATEMAEAANQLSMQLIMEFLMKVDITDLEEAKVTEIFKVLAKLESSGVSREKLKFTFNKGVEAAANKIKEALRSEVTSDPDLVAKLYTMVDQKAKEVSQ; via the coding sequence GTGGGAGGAAAAAAAACTCGCAAACACTACAAGGTATCAAAATTACCGGACAACCTAGTGGAGGCAGTAAATAAAAAGCTGGTGGAAGGATATACCTACCAGGATATAGCTGAGTATCTAACAGAGCTGGGGCATAAAATCGGTAAGAGTTCAGTGCAACGATATGGGAAAGATTTTATGTCCAGGCTAGAGCGATTAAGAGTTGTAAAGGAGCAAGCTAAATCCATTGTAGACTCTAACCCTGATGCTCCGGCCACGGAAATGGCGGAAGCTGCTAACCAGTTATCTATGCAGCTGATAATGGAATTTTTAATGAAGGTGGATATCACGGACCTGGAAGAGGCTAAGGTGACGGAAATCTTCAAAGTCCTTGCGAAACTAGAGTCTTCCGGGGTGAGCAGAGAAAAGCTTAAATTTACCTTTAATAAGGGTGTCGAGGCCGCAGCAAATAAAATAAAGGAAGCTTTGAGAAGTGAAGTAACATCTGACCCAGATCTTGTGGCTAAGCTGTATACAATGGTTGACCAAAAGGCTAAGGAAGTGAGCCAGTGA
- a CDS encoding DUF935 domain-containing protein: protein MNSKRPITREVAVASIRDKFSGYPSRNLTPERLAAIFREADQGDIYRQAELFEEMEEKDTHLYSILQTRKNSVLGLDWEIMPYSDDQGDVKVADMVRDAFEFEGLENALLDLLDAIGKGFGVTEIMWQIKESKVGVEKLKWVHQKRFRFDDFDHLRLLTENDMAHGIELPKNKFVIHKYKAKSGHPSRAGVLRVCSWMYLFKNYNIKDWVTFAEVFGMPIRLGKYDTGTSKEDKEALIQAVTQLGTDAAGIISKSTEIEFVESVKRSDNIYEVLAEFCNREMSKAVLGQTLTTDVGSTGSYAASKTHNEVRHDLKEADCKALAETLRKYLVRPLVLFNIPNADLTRLPWVRFKYEPPEDLERTSKIYKTVVTDMGLPVAKDHMYEKFGIPKPGDGDELLTPPSPSTPLPMKKGLESMIMLAMSNKEGSQQSIDGLADRSLRESLPALRQMLEPVIEAVKNASSPEELREGLAELYNQMDETDLEDLMARSMFVADLYGRWVADE from the coding sequence ATGAACTCAAAAAGACCGATAACTAGAGAAGTCGCCGTTGCCTCAATACGGGACAAGTTTTCCGGATACCCTTCCCGTAACCTAACTCCGGAGCGCCTAGCGGCAATATTCCGCGAGGCTGATCAGGGCGATATATACAGACAGGCAGAGTTGTTTGAGGAGATGGAGGAAAAGGATACGCACCTTTACTCCATACTACAAACCAGGAAGAACAGTGTGCTGGGCCTGGACTGGGAAATAATGCCCTACTCAGACGATCAGGGTGATGTGAAAGTAGCGGATATGGTGCGGGATGCTTTTGAGTTTGAAGGATTGGAAAACGCCCTGTTAGATCTTTTAGATGCCATAGGTAAAGGTTTCGGTGTTACTGAGATTATGTGGCAAATAAAAGAGAGTAAAGTGGGAGTTGAAAAGCTAAAGTGGGTACACCAAAAAAGGTTTAGGTTTGATGACTTTGACCACCTTCGATTATTAACTGAAAATGACATGGCTCATGGAATAGAACTGCCTAAAAACAAGTTCGTGATTCATAAGTATAAAGCTAAGTCAGGACACCCATCCAGGGCCGGGGTGCTTAGAGTTTGTTCGTGGATGTACCTTTTTAAGAATTACAACATAAAAGATTGGGTAACTTTTGCGGAAGTATTTGGGATGCCCATACGTCTTGGTAAATACGATACAGGTACTAGCAAAGAGGATAAAGAGGCTTTAATTCAAGCTGTTACGCAGTTAGGTACTGACGCTGCCGGCATTATTAGTAAGTCTACTGAGATTGAGTTCGTGGAGTCGGTAAAGAGGTCCGATAATATATACGAGGTATTGGCCGAATTTTGCAACCGGGAAATGTCTAAAGCAGTGTTGGGGCAGACCCTGACCACTGATGTGGGTTCTACCGGTAGTTATGCAGCAAGCAAGACTCATAATGAAGTGCGCCACGATCTAAAAGAAGCTGACTGTAAGGCGCTGGCTGAGACATTACGTAAGTACCTGGTTAGGCCGCTGGTGCTTTTTAATATACCCAATGCCGATTTGACCAGGCTGCCCTGGGTAAGGTTTAAATATGAACCGCCGGAAGACCTGGAGAGGACATCTAAAATATATAAAACAGTAGTGACCGATATGGGTTTGCCGGTGGCTAAAGATCATATGTATGAAAAGTTTGGAATACCCAAGCCCGGAGATGGTGACGAACTGTTAACCCCTCCCTCTCCTTCTACACCGCTACCTATGAAAAAAGGGTTGGAAAGCATGATTATGCTGGCCATGTCGAACAAAGAAGGCAGCCAGCAAAGTATTGATGGTCTGGCGGATCGCTCGCTTAGGGAAAGCCTACCGGCTTTAAGACAAATGTTGGAGCCGGTAATTGAAGCGGTGAAAAATGCATCCTCCCCGGAGGAGTTAAGAGAGGGGCTGGCAGAGCTTTATAACCAAATGGACGAGACCGACCTAGAGGACTTAATGGCCCGGTCCATGTTTGTGGCCGATCTCTATGGCAGGTGGGTTGCTGATGAGTGA